From Tindallia magadiensis, a single genomic window includes:
- a CDS encoding YjiH family protein, with the protein MSSQKQWEKNQQQKIFTTQNVLKFLFFSTIGIFMFFIPITFNERTSIPLDHIVSEIRANLASYAQVYALIVILLGSIYPFYKKSWSSSPVNTVLSLLKVFGVIVAGMVYFSVGPTWILDPDIGPFLFNALVIPVGLIVPIGSVFLAFIVGYGLLEFIGVIMRPVMKPIFKTPGRSAIDAVASFVGSYSLGLVITNRVYKEGKYSAKEASIIATGFSTVSATFMIIVGRTLGLMEMWNLYFWTTLIITFIVTAITVRIWPLNKKEDAYYEDSASLEKEYKDQLIKNAWREGLTATYQSKSFISNVSENLRDGFVMAMGILPSIMSVGLIGLLLAEYTPIFNLIGYIFYPFTALLQIPDPMLAATAISMSIAEMFLPALMVTEAALATRFVVGIVSISSILFFSASIPCILSTDIPISVTEMVIIWVQRCIITIIIAAPIAMILF; encoded by the coding sequence ATGAGTTCACAAAAACAATGGGAAAAAAATCAGCAACAAAAAATTTTCACTACTCAGAATGTGCTTAAGTTTCTTTTTTTTAGCACCATCGGAATTTTTATGTTCTTTATTCCAATAACCTTTAATGAGCGGACATCTATTCCACTGGATCATATTGTATCCGAAATAAGAGCCAACCTAGCCTCGTATGCTCAAGTATATGCCTTAATTGTCATACTTTTGGGCAGTATTTATCCTTTCTATAAAAAATCATGGAGCAGCTCTCCTGTTAACACAGTTCTCTCTCTTCTTAAAGTCTTCGGTGTTATTGTAGCCGGTATGGTCTATTTCAGTGTTGGCCCCACTTGGATTCTTGATCCGGATATAGGACCTTTTTTGTTTAATGCATTAGTGATTCCTGTTGGACTAATTGTCCCCATTGGTTCTGTATTTCTTGCTTTTATTGTCGGATACGGATTATTGGAGTTTATTGGAGTTATCATGAGACCTGTGATGAAACCAATATTTAAAACCCCCGGAAGATCAGCTATCGATGCTGTTGCTTCTTTTGTAGGAAGTTACTCTTTAGGTCTCGTCATTACCAATCGAGTTTATAAAGAAGGAAAGTATTCTGCTAAGGAAGCATCTATTATTGCAACAGGCTTTTCGACTGTTTCAGCCACCTTTATGATCATCGTAGGCAGAACTTTAGGGTTAATGGAAATGTGGAACTTATATTTTTGGACTACACTAATCATTACTTTTATCGTGACAGCTATTACCGTTCGTATTTGGCCACTCAATAAAAAAGAAGATGCTTACTATGAGGATAGTGCCAGCTTAGAAAAAGAATATAAGGATCAGTTAATAAAAAATGCCTGGCGCGAAGGATTAACTGCAACCTATCAATCAAAATCTTTCATTAGCAATGTTTCAGAAAATCTTCGGGATGGTTTTGTTATGGCTATGGGAATCCTTCCAAGTATTATGTCTGTCGGACTGATAGGATTATTATTGGCTGAATACACTCCTATTTTTAACCTGATAGGGTATATTTTTTATCCTTTTACAGCATTATTGCAAATACCTGATCCAATGTTAGCTGCAACAGCAATTTCGATGAGTATTGCTGAGATGTTTTTACCAGCATTAATGGTTACCGAAGCCGCTCTTGCCACTCGATTTGTTGTTGGAATTGTGAGCATTTCTTCCATTCTGTTTTTTTCAGCTTCTATTCCGTGTATATTATCTACCGATATCCCTATTAGTGTTACAGAAATGGTTATTATATGGGTTCAACGTTGCATTATAACTATCATTATAGCAGCGCCTATTGCTATGATCCTCTTTTAA
- a CDS encoding nucleoside triphosphate pyrophosphohydrolase: protein MGEILYNKLIRDEIPTIIEESHKKCVTKRVTGEELMQLLNEKLTEEVEEYLESNSIEELADILEVIHGIMHHRNIEFKESILGSGM from the coding sequence ATGGGAGAGATCCTATATAACAAACTAATCAGAGACGAAATACCTACCATCATTGAAGAAAGTCATAAAAAATGTGTAACGAAAAGAGTAACAGGTGAGGAATTGATGCAGTTATTAAACGAAAAATTAACAGAAGAAGTAGAAGAATATCTCGAAAGCAATAGCATCGAAGAGCTTGCCGACATTCTGGAAGTGATTCATGGAATCATGCATCATCGGAACATAGAATTCAAGGAAAGCATTCTTGGAAGTGGAATGTAG
- a CDS encoding ATP-binding protein — protein MILKREKYMKEIRSVLGKQVIKVLLGMRRVGKSTLLLQIQEELISEGIMPDQMISVNFEWMEFEALKDYKALNKYIEDKMTDGKKYYVFLDEVQEVDGFEKVVNSLNAKGQAEIFITGSNSKLLSGELATYLTGRFYTIEVYPFSFGELYHQRESLDEGFLEYITMGGLPGIFQFDSQRTAKNYLLDMYQSILFRDIVERNRIRDVNLFKQFMLYLMNNVSQIFSAGTITRYLKNEGRKLSRETIYQYIEAAKNAYLIYGVPRYNIRGKELMKTNEKYFINDVGIRNLFFDNEKDIGQVLENIVYLELRRRGYEIYIGKLDDREVDFIVIDGESKTYIQVTYLLAEETTIEREFSVLEAIDDNYPKMVISMDRVNRSRNGIIHKNIVDFLLEDGVRLE, from the coding sequence ATGATCTTAAAACGGGAAAAATACATGAAAGAAATCAGATCCGTTCTGGGAAAGCAGGTCATAAAAGTTTTGCTGGGTATGCGTCGTGTTGGTAAGTCGACGTTACTTTTGCAAATTCAGGAAGAGTTGATTTCTGAAGGGATTATGCCTGATCAAATGATCAGCGTTAATTTCGAATGGATGGAATTTGAAGCACTTAAAGATTATAAGGCACTTAACAAATACATTGAGGATAAAATGACGGATGGTAAGAAGTATTATGTTTTTTTAGATGAAGTCCAGGAAGTAGATGGGTTTGAAAAAGTGGTAAATTCCTTAAATGCAAAGGGACAGGCTGAAATATTTATCACCGGATCGAACTCTAAACTGCTTTCAGGAGAATTGGCTACGTATCTGACAGGAAGGTTTTATACCATCGAGGTATATCCTTTTTCCTTTGGAGAGCTTTATCATCAGAGAGAATCTTTGGATGAAGGATTTTTGGAGTATATCACCATGGGTGGGCTTCCGGGAATTTTTCAGTTTGATTCCCAAAGGACTGCCAAAAACTACCTGCTGGATATGTATCAATCTATTTTATTCCGTGACATTGTGGAAAGAAACAGAATTCGTGATGTCAACCTGTTTAAACAGTTTATGCTTTATCTGATGAATAATGTCTCGCAGATTTTTTCTGCTGGAACCATCACCCGGTACTTAAAAAACGAAGGACGGAAGTTATCCAGGGAGACGATTTATCAATACATTGAAGCGGCCAAAAATGCATATTTGATTTATGGGGTTCCCCGATACAATATAAGGGGTAAAGAATTGATGAAAACCAATGAGAAATACTTCATCAACGATGTTGGTATTCGAAATCTGTTTTTTGATAATGAGAAGGATATTGGGCAAGTCCTGGAAAATATTGTTTACCTGGAGTTAAGAAGAAGAGGTTATGAAATCTACATCGGAAAACTGGATGATCGGGAAGTGGACTTTATCGTCATCGATGGAGAATCAAAAACCTATATTCAGGTTACGTACCTGCTGGCAGAAGAAACAACCATTGAAAGAGAGTTCTCTGTACTGGAAGCAATTGATGACAACTATCCGAAAATGGTCATTTCCATGGATCGCGTCAATCGTTCCAGAAACGGTATTATTCACAAAAACATTGTGGACTTTTTGCTGGAGGATGGGGTCAGGCTTGAATAA
- the mutT gene encoding 8-oxo-dGTP diphosphatase MutT: MIHVTAAILRNESNQILIARRPPGKNLAGYWEFPGGKIEKNESPEESLERELKEEMNIRVEVGKKLGETTHAYDTFSVHLMFYETEILSGDIQLKEHDRMAWVAAETLMDYPMAPADLPMIEILIDRKENEENGVRLE, from the coding sequence ATGATCCACGTAACGGCAGCCATTCTCAGAAACGAATCCAACCAAATCCTCATTGCTCGCCGCCCACCAGGAAAAAATTTGGCGGGCTATTGGGAGTTTCCTGGAGGAAAGATTGAAAAAAACGAAAGCCCAGAGGAAAGCTTGGAGCGTGAATTAAAAGAAGAAATGAATATAAGAGTAGAAGTGGGAAAAAAGCTGGGAGAGACCACGCATGCTTACGATACTTTTTCGGTGCATCTGATGTTTTATGAAACAGAGATTCTTTCCGGTGATATTCAATTAAAGGAGCATGATCGGATGGCTTGGGTTGCTGCGGAAACACTGATGGATTATCCTATGGCTCCGGCAGATTTACCGATGATTGAGATTCTTATAGATAGAAAAGAAAATGAAGAAAATGGGGTCAGGCTTGAATAA
- a CDS encoding nucleoside triphosphate pyrophosphohydrolase — protein sequence MGEILYNKLIRDEIPTIIEESHKKCVTKRVTGEELMQLLNEKLTEEVEEYLESNSIEELADILEVIHGIVHHRNIEFDDLEEMRAKKKDERGGFLKGAKLIKVY from the coding sequence ATGGGAGAGATCCTATATAACAAACTGATCAGAGACGAAATACCTACCATTATTGAAGAAAGTCATAAAAAATGTGTAACGAAAAGAGTAACAGGCGAGGAATTGATGCAGTTATTAAACGAAAAATTAACAGAAGAAGTAGAAGAATATCTCGAAAGCAATAGCATCGAAGAGCTTGCCGACATTCTCGAAGTGATTCATGGAATCGTTCATCATCGAAACATAGAATTCGATGATCTGGAAGAGATGAGAGCTAAAAAGAAGGACGAAAGAGGTGGCTTCTTAAAAGGAGCTAAACTGATAAAAGTGTATTAA